A section of the Diabrotica virgifera virgifera chromosome 8, PGI_DIABVI_V3a genome encodes:
- the LOC126890257 gene encoding uncharacterized protein LOC126890257, with protein sequence MNTEMFVKWLREKLLPGLSEPSVIILDNAPYHSEILNKSPTNSWNVDKIKEWLTNERIYIPQHILKSELLCLAKEHAKPKIFVVDQVIESYGHQVLRLPPYHCQFNPIEYIWGIAKQYYDNHIGPNGYTDEAVWETWREALSIATPEVWRNCIYKCEKLIEDWWIRENKINEISPIIITINGDDSDDDDSDGDDSVNNND encoded by the coding sequence ATGAACACGGAAATGTTTGTGAAATGGTTGCGTGAAAAACTTCTTCCCGGATTAAGTGAGCCCAGCGTAATTATTTTAGACAATGCGCCTTATCATTCAGAAATACTAAACAAAAGTCCAACAAATTCGTGGAATGTAGATAAGATTAAAGAATGGCTAACAAATGAACGCATATATATTCCACAGCATATATTAAAGTCTGAGTTGTTATGTTTGGCAAAAGAACATGCAAAACCAAAAATCTTTGTGGTGGATCAGGTTATTGAAAGTTACGGGCATCAAGTTTTACGTCTTCCACCATACCACTGCCAGTTTAATCCCATCGAATATATATGGGGAATAGCAAAACAATATTACGACAACCATATTGGGCCTAATGGGTATACAGACGAAGCGGTTTGGGAAACTTGGCGAGAAGCACTTTCAATTGCAACTCCAGAAGTATGGCGGAACTGTATATACAAGTGCGAAAAATTAATTGAAGATTGGtggattcgtgaaaataaaattaacgaaATAAGCCCAATCATAATAACAATTAACGGTGACGACAGCGATGATGATGACAGCGATGGCGATGATAGTGTGAACAATAACGActaa